In a single window of the Halobaculum lipolyticum genome:
- a CDS encoding DUF7343 domain-containing protein, translating into MSQRTSGGPVGPTVIVVVASLALLGAVVGGVTAAGPGAASLATGEVTVADSGFADENVVLERDGAVYVWADEPARFSMTLETGGGDGEGYYEACLRSRTGDGSTREIACESLVLSGGTTTEVTFQVDSWTGAGPGPRTVEGVVTAETLDAEVAANVSQSVVVIRKDADPDGDGATTRREVAAGTDFAVADTDGDGLSDGLELDTYGTDPLVVDTDGDGLSDGREVEETRTNPTGTDTDGDGLSDSREVLNTSTSPTRVDTDGDGLQDGREVRVHQTDPTAVDTDGDGLVDGREVTVHDTNPLVADTDGDGLTDTHEIHGTGTNPNAADTDGDGLTDGEEVHDTRTDPTTADTDGDGVPDGREVGEYGTDPLVVDTDGDGLSDGRELNAFGTDPLSADSDGDGTPDAREVNSGPVPPWVAVYATPLAATLGPLLLGGVAYATRRLWLPRVPERLRRLVREDPAVQNLVAAFPSNRVERVRDAVRGVGRRVGSAARAARDAAVDPGSGSAATEADGGHSVDAAESRDGGATAASTTDAADGDSGEADGSAAAATAAETTADAVASDRVLTPAETVTSVLAANGGRLKQSEIVDRTGWSKSKVSRTLSRMDEDGAIEKTTIGRGNVISLPDHAPEGARSPFEDDR; encoded by the coding sequence ATGTCTCAGCGCACGTCCGGCGGGCCGGTCGGCCCGACAGTGATCGTCGTCGTCGCGTCGCTGGCCCTCCTCGGCGCGGTCGTCGGGGGGGTCACAGCCGCGGGGCCGGGCGCCGCGTCGCTGGCGACGGGGGAGGTGACGGTCGCCGACAGCGGCTTCGCCGACGAGAACGTCGTCCTCGAGCGAGACGGGGCGGTGTACGTCTGGGCCGACGAGCCGGCGCGCTTCTCGATGACGCTGGAGACCGGCGGCGGCGACGGCGAGGGGTACTACGAGGCGTGTCTCAGATCGCGCACGGGCGACGGGAGCACACGGGAGATCGCCTGCGAATCGCTCGTCCTCTCGGGCGGCACCACCACCGAGGTCACCTTCCAGGTGGACTCGTGGACCGGCGCCGGCCCCGGCCCGCGGACGGTCGAAGGGGTCGTGACCGCGGAGACGCTCGACGCGGAGGTGGCGGCGAACGTCTCCCAATCGGTCGTCGTGATCCGCAAGGACGCCGACCCCGACGGCGATGGCGCCACTACGCGCCGGGAGGTCGCCGCCGGCACCGACTTCGCCGTCGCCGACACCGACGGCGACGGCCTCTCCGACGGGCTGGAACTGGACACCTACGGCACGGACCCGCTCGTCGTCGACACCGACGGCGACGGCCTCTCGGACGGCCGCGAGGTCGAGGAGACGCGCACGAACCCGACCGGAACCGACACCGACGGCGACGGCCTCTCGGACAGCCGGGAGGTGCTGAACACCTCGACGTCGCCCACGCGCGTCGACACCGACGGCGACGGACTGCAGGACGGGCGCGAGGTCCGCGTCCACCAGACCGACCCGACCGCCGTCGACACCGACGGCGACGGGCTGGTCGACGGGCGGGAGGTGACCGTCCACGACACGAACCCCCTCGTCGCCGACACCGACGGCGACGGACTCACCGACACCCACGAGATCCACGGCACGGGGACCAACCCGAACGCCGCCGACACCGACGGCGACGGACTCACCGACGGCGAGGAGGTCCACGACACCCGGACGGACCCGACGACCGCGGACACCGACGGCGACGGCGTCCCCGACGGGCGCGAGGTCGGCGAGTACGGCACGGACCCGCTCGTCGTCGACACCGACGGCGACGGCCTCTCTGACGGGCGGGAACTGAACGCGTTCGGCACGGACCCGCTGTCGGCCGACTCCGACGGCGACGGCACTCCCGACGCCCGGGAGGTGAACAGCGGTCCCGTGCCGCCGTGGGTGGCGGTGTACGCGACCCCCCTCGCGGCGACGCTCGGGCCGCTGCTCCTCGGCGGGGTGGCGTACGCGACGCGCCGGCTGTGGCTCCCCCGAGTTCCCGAGCGGCTGCGGCGCCTCGTCCGCGAGGACCCCGCCGTCCAGAACCTCGTGGCGGCGTTCCCGTCGAACCGGGTCGAGCGCGTCCGGGACGCGGTCCGCGGCGTCGGGCGCCGGGTCGGCTCGGCCGCGCGCGCCGCCCGCGACGCCGCCGTCGACCCCGGGAGCGGTTCGGCCGCGACGGAGGCCGACGGCGGGCACTCGGTCGACGCGGCGGAGAGCCGCGATGGCGGGGCGACCGCGGCGTCGACGACCGACGCGGCCGACGGCGACTCGGGCGAGGCGGACGGGTCGGCGGCAGCCGCGACCGCCGCCGAGACGACCGCCGACGCCGTCGCCAGCGACCGGGTGTTGACGCCCGCCGAGACGGTGACGTCGGTGCTCGCGGCCAACGGGGGACGGCTGAAGCAGTCCGAGATCGTCGACCGCACGGGCTGGTCGAAGTCGAAGGTGAGCCGGACGCTGTCGCGCATGGACGAGGACGGAGCGATCGAGAAGACCACGATCGGCCGCGGCAACGTGATCTCGCTGCCGGACCACGCGCCCGAGGGCGCCCGCTCCCCGTTCGAGGACGACCGGTAG
- a CDS encoding CbiQ family ECF transporter T component, which yields MLAYEPGDSPAHRLDARSKLLVQAAFAAAAFAHTDPRGLAALTALAAALLALSATPVRVALAEYRGVVPFLALGPALESLRLGAPWVEPAAAVDPALAAYRTVLLLALVAAYVRTTPVRESEAAVGRLVPGKPGRLLGLGVGLVFRFLPVLQSDLSRVRDAMRARLGDERPLRERIRLLVTAGATRVFARADRLAAALRARCLSWNPTPPPASLDRRDAAAVALALALATWAVWPTFSGGPWPT from the coding sequence ATGCTCGCGTACGAACCCGGCGACTCGCCGGCCCACCGCCTCGACGCCCGGAGCAAACTGCTCGTGCAGGCGGCGTTCGCGGCGGCGGCGTTCGCCCACACGGACCCGCGGGGACTCGCGGCGCTCACGGCGCTGGCCGCGGCGCTGCTCGCGCTGTCGGCGACGCCCGTGCGGGTCGCGCTCGCCGAGTACCGCGGCGTGGTGCCGTTCCTCGCCCTCGGGCCGGCGCTGGAGTCGCTCCGCCTCGGGGCGCCGTGGGTCGAGCCGGCCGCCGCGGTCGACCCCGCGCTCGCGGCTTACCGCACCGTCCTCCTGCTCGCGCTCGTCGCCGCCTACGTCCGGACGACGCCCGTTCGCGAGTCCGAGGCGGCGGTCGGGCGACTCGTCCCGGGGAAGCCCGGGCGACTGCTCGGACTGGGCGTGGGCCTGGTGTTCCGGTTCCTCCCGGTACTCCAGTCGGATCTCTCTCGCGTCCGGGACGCGATGCGCGCGCGCCTCGGGGACGAACGGCCGCTGCGCGAGCGGATCCGGCTCCTCGTGACCGCGGGGGCGACCCGGGTGTTCGCGCGGGCCGACCGGCTCGCGGCGGCGCTGCGCGCCCGCTGCCTGTCGTGGAACCCGACGCCGCCGCCGGCGTCGCTCGACCGCCGCGACGCCGCCGCCGTCGCGCTGGCGCTTGCGCTGGCGACGTGGGCCGTGTGGCCGACGTTCTCGGGGGGACCGTGGCCGACCTGA
- a CDS encoding DUF7504 family protein, with protein sequence MSGTPSSAGAGPSPPIGAPTDANALVLATPSSTGGTCPCTREAHDGTATAARTGGFLRVAFTRAGRSPPDRWVRDATEGDADVRVVDATPCPTAGDDRGVVTVAAAGPSNLTDLGVRITDVLDDMDAAASRAEGGAGPVCCLGSLTALLQYVDTRRAYRFVNAVMTRVATHGGTTHAHIVPAVHDRQAVDTMASLFDLVAEPSADGDGLDVVRSRYR encoded by the coding sequence ATGTCAGGAACGCCATCGAGTGCGGGAGCGGGTCCCTCGCCGCCCATCGGGGCGCCGACGGACGCGAACGCGCTCGTCCTCGCGACGCCGTCCTCCACAGGGGGCACTTGCCCGTGCACGAGAGAGGCACACGACGGGACGGCTACGGCGGCGCGGACGGGCGGGTTCCTGCGCGTGGCGTTCACCCGAGCCGGGCGCTCGCCGCCCGACAGGTGGGTTCGCGACGCGACGGAGGGGGACGCGGACGTCCGCGTCGTCGACGCGACGCCGTGTCCGACCGCCGGCGACGACCGTGGGGTGGTCACCGTCGCCGCGGCCGGACCGTCGAACCTCACCGACCTCGGGGTCCGGATCACCGACGTACTGGACGACATGGACGCCGCCGCGTCGCGCGCGGAGGGGGGAGCCGGCCCGGTCTGCTGTCTCGGGTCGCTCACCGCGCTGCTCCAGTACGTCGACACCCGGCGGGCCTACCGGTTCGTGAACGCGGTGATGACGCGCGTGGCGACACACGGGGGGACCACGCACGCGCACATCGTCCCCGCGGTCCACGACCGGCAGGCCGTCGACACCATGGCGTCGCTGTTCGACCTCGTCGCGGAGCCGTCCGCCGACGGCGACGGTCTCGACGTGGTGCGGAGCAGATACCGCTGA
- a CDS encoding HAD family hydrolase, which produces MTAGRYSAVAFDLDDTVCRRDQDPGELYERAFERAGVEPFGEPADLWHALAGPPEPNDERAYFAAGFTVVAARNDRSETDADALADGLLNSIDHGAVSFTPGAREALAAARATGPVALVTNGPEWRQSHKVAALDLSDAFDAVVYAGDMERRKPHPDPFDRACDLLGSEHAETLYVGDSLEHDVAGAQGAGLPVAWVPGPDAEHPTTDDGRPDPAPYGPEHVLSSLEEFPSLVRGR; this is translated from the coding sequence ATGACCGCGGGGCGGTACTCGGCGGTGGCGTTCGACCTCGACGACACGGTGTGTCGGCGCGACCAGGACCCCGGCGAACTGTACGAACGGGCGTTCGAGCGAGCGGGCGTCGAACCGTTCGGGGAGCCGGCGGACCTCTGGCACGCGCTGGCCGGACCGCCGGAGCCGAACGACGAACGGGCGTACTTCGCGGCGGGCTTCACCGTCGTCGCCGCCCGCAACGACCGGAGCGAGACCGACGCGGACGCCCTCGCCGACGGACTGTTGAACTCCATCGACCACGGCGCCGTCTCGTTCACGCCGGGGGCGCGGGAGGCGCTGGCGGCCGCCCGCGCGACGGGTCCGGTGGCGCTGGTGACGAACGGTCCCGAGTGGCGGCAGTCGCACAAGGTCGCGGCGCTGGACCTGTCCGACGCCTTCGACGCGGTGGTGTACGCCGGCGACATGGAACGGCGGAAGCCGCACCCGGATCCATTCGACCGGGCGTGCGACCTGCTCGGGAGCGAACACGCCGAGACGCTGTACGTCGGCGACTCGCTGGAACACGACGTGGCGGGCGCACAGGGGGCGGGACTCCCCGTCGCGTGGGTTCCCGGCCCGGACGCCGAACACCCGACGACCGACGACGGCCGGCCGGACCCCGCGCCGTACGGTCCCGAGCACGTACTGTCGTCGCTGGAGGAGTTCCCGTCGCTCGTCCGCGGACGATGA
- a CDS encoding winged helix-turn-helix domain-containing protein produces the protein MTDGADDGRETAGAGASGIDALDEHAPEESFARLGNGIRVAILRALHDHQTGGERGEEPVPYTELRRAVGVDDSGKFGYHVNQLLGEFVEKRPGGYVLLSPGTELVRTIESGAVAAADGVMSAPTDATCYRCGAPVRVTYTGGYVVARCTDCPGALDRDLLPPGALSSIPVPAGAVGDALESAPRELLDRAHGRFCHRARLFGDGICPRCGGETTATVEVCADHDDADGPCETCGVAMPATVRSTCSVCAEGGISPGACLVSHRGAFRDALAAAGVDRLDYDAFATMLGWPASTVEREGAPALSYDLPGRSAPVVVAAEDGRLSLRPQ, from the coding sequence ATGACCGACGGCGCCGACGACGGGCGCGAGACCGCGGGGGCGGGAGCCTCCGGCATCGACGCGCTCGACGAGCACGCGCCCGAGGAGTCGTTCGCCCGGCTGGGCAACGGGATCCGGGTCGCGATCCTCCGGGCGCTTCACGACCACCAGACCGGCGGCGAACGCGGCGAGGAGCCGGTGCCGTACACGGAGCTGCGGCGGGCGGTCGGCGTCGACGACAGCGGGAAGTTCGGCTACCACGTGAACCAACTCCTCGGCGAGTTCGTTGAGAAGCGCCCCGGCGGGTACGTCCTGTTGTCGCCGGGGACGGAGCTGGTCCGAACGATCGAGAGCGGCGCCGTCGCGGCCGCGGACGGGGTCATGTCGGCGCCGACGGACGCGACGTGTTACCGCTGTGGCGCGCCAGTTCGGGTGACCTACACCGGTGGTTACGTCGTCGCCCGGTGTACGGACTGTCCGGGGGCGCTCGACCGCGACCTGCTACCACCGGGCGCACTCAGTTCGATCCCGGTCCCCGCCGGCGCCGTCGGCGACGCCCTCGAGTCGGCGCCGAGGGAGCTGCTCGACCGGGCGCACGGTCGCTTCTGTCACCGGGCGCGGCTGTTCGGCGACGGGATCTGTCCGCGGTGCGGCGGGGAGACGACCGCGACGGTCGAGGTGTGTGCGGACCACGACGACGCGGACGGCCCGTGCGAGACGTGCGGGGTGGCGATGCCGGCGACGGTCCGATCGACCTGTAGCGTGTGTGCGGAGGGCGGTATCTCTCCGGGGGCGTGTCTGGTGAGCCACCGGGGGGCGTTCCGGGACGCCCTCGCCGCGGCGGGCGTCGACAGGCTCGACTACGACGCGTTCGCGACGATGCTCGGGTGGCCCGCCTCGACGGTCGAACGCGAGGGCGCGCCGGCGCTGTCGTACGACCTCCCGGGTCGGTCCGCCCCGGTGGTCGTCGCCGCCGAGGACGGTCGGCTCTCGCTGCGACCGCAGTGA
- a CDS encoding MBL fold metallo-hydrolase: MSPHPSDADSAASVRLVRNATLLVSLGGTRLLVDPMLGAAGVDPPVQNTPNERRNPLVDRPDVDLAHDAVLVTHRHNDHFDDAARERLDADVPLVVHPEQADDFREEGFTDVRPLDGDVRVDGLTLTPTPARHGHGDLAAAMAPVTGALVRVSGDGRDGAEGDAAGDDRGDGPTLYLAGDTVWYEGVADTLASAAPDAVVLNAGAARFVDGEPITMDAADVRRTRDAAPADATVAAVHMEAINHCLLTRAELREAVDGVAVPDDGEALRLD; the protein is encoded by the coding sequence GTGTCTCCGCACCCGTCCGACGCCGACTCCGCAGCGTCCGTCCGACTCGTCCGCAACGCGACACTCCTCGTGTCGCTCGGCGGGACGCGACTGCTCGTCGACCCGATGCTCGGCGCCGCGGGCGTCGACCCGCCCGTCCAGAACACGCCCAACGAGCGTCGCAACCCCCTCGTCGACCGCCCCGACGTCGACCTCGCACACGACGCGGTGCTCGTCACCCACCGCCACAACGACCACTTCGACGACGCCGCGCGCGAGCGACTCGACGCGGACGTCCCGCTGGTCGTCCACCCGGAGCAGGCCGACGACTTCCGCGAGGAGGGGTTCACCGACGTCCGTCCGCTCGACGGCGACGTCCGGGTGGACGGGCTGACGCTGACACCCACCCCGGCACGCCACGGTCACGGCGACCTCGCGGCGGCGATGGCGCCGGTGACCGGCGCGCTCGTTCGCGTCAGCGGGGACGGCCGGGACGGAGCAGAGGGGGACGCGGCGGGCGACGACCGCGGCGACGGCCCGACGCTGTACCTCGCGGGCGACACGGTGTGGTACGAGGGTGTCGCCGACACGCTCGCGTCGGCGGCGCCGGACGCCGTCGTGCTGAACGCCGGTGCCGCGCGCTTCGTCGACGGCGAGCCGATCACGATGGACGCCGCCGACGTCCGCCGGACGCGCGACGCCGCCCCCGCCGACGCGACGGTCGCGGCCGTCCACATGGAGGCGATCAACCACTGTCTCCTGACGCGGGCGGAGCTGCGCGAGGCGGTCGACGGCGTCGCGGTCCCGGACGACGGCGAGGCGCTCCGGCTCGACTGA
- a CDS encoding N-acyl homoserine lactonase family protein, which produces MPTVTLVDRGRVRADRAYVVDGATMASAADPTPEHERIEFVVWNAVIEAGGRTYLWDTGVPTDAADVWPEPLYGGFEAHDAHEHSLAGDLAAAGYDVGEIDAVVMSHLHLDHAGELDAFAGTGTPVYVHRDELGFAFYSAHTTEGSIAYLASDFSGDYDWRVVKRHRHTLADGFQLLHLPGHTPGLLGARIDTDDGTLLIAGDECYVDANYAEGVPLGPGLLWSDRDWRESLETLRELERRHDADVLYGHDLERFETLAARY; this is translated from the coding sequence ATGCCGACAGTCACCCTCGTCGACCGGGGTCGCGTGCGGGCGGACCGAGCGTACGTCGTCGACGGCGCGACGATGGCGAGCGCGGCCGACCCGACCCCCGAACACGAGCGGATCGAGTTCGTCGTCTGGAACGCCGTGATCGAAGCCGGCGGCCGGACGTACCTGTGGGACACCGGCGTCCCGACCGACGCGGCCGACGTGTGGCCGGAGCCGCTGTACGGCGGTTTCGAGGCCCACGACGCCCACGAGCACTCGCTGGCGGGCGACCTCGCGGCCGCCGGCTACGACGTCGGCGAGATCGACGCCGTCGTGATGAGCCACCTCCACCTCGACCACGCGGGCGAACTCGACGCGTTCGCGGGCACCGGGACGCCGGTGTACGTCCACCGCGACGAGTTGGGGTTCGCCTTCTACTCGGCGCACACGACGGAGGGGTCGATCGCGTACCTCGCGTCCGACTTCTCCGGCGACTACGACTGGCGGGTCGTCAAGCGCCACCGCCACACGCTCGCCGACGGCTTCCAGCTCCTGCACCTGCCCGGCCACACCCCGGGGCTGCTGGGCGCCCGGATCGACACCGACGACGGGACCCTCCTGATCGCCGGCGACGAGTGCTACGTCGACGCCAACTACGCCGAGGGCGTCCCGCTCGGACCGGGCCTGCTGTGGAGCGACCGCGACTGGCGCGAGAGCCTGGAGACGCTGCGGGAACTGGAGCGTCGCCACGACGCGGACGTGCTGTACGGCCACGACCTGGAGCGGTTCGAGACGCTCGCGGCGCGCTACTGA
- a CDS encoding biotin transporter BioY: MSTTTDGVDLVGDEVVANVARAALFAALTGVFAQVAFQLPLTPVPFTLQVLGVFLAGVFLGPVWGAGAMTLYVVAGAVGVPVYAYGAAGLGTLFGQWGGYLWSYPLAAATVGVGVHGSDGLVDPDDVGLARLLAAMTAATLVVYAFGTAGYALVADVGVVPALLAAAVPFVPSEALKMAATVAAVRSDDIVAR; encoded by the coding sequence ATGAGTACCACGACGGACGGCGTCGACCTCGTCGGCGACGAGGTCGTCGCGAACGTCGCCCGCGCCGCGCTGTTCGCGGCCCTGACGGGCGTGTTCGCACAGGTCGCGTTCCAACTGCCGCTCACGCCGGTGCCGTTCACCCTCCAGGTGTTGGGGGTGTTCCTCGCGGGCGTGTTCCTCGGTCCCGTCTGGGGCGCCGGCGCGATGACGCTGTACGTCGTCGCGGGCGCGGTCGGCGTCCCGGTGTACGCCTACGGCGCCGCGGGGCTCGGCACGCTGTTCGGCCAGTGGGGCGGCTACCTCTGGTCGTACCCGCTCGCGGCGGCGACCGTCGGCGTCGGCGTCCACGGCAGCGACGGGCTGGTCGACCCCGACGACGTCGGGCTGGCCCGACTCCTCGCCGCGATGACGGCGGCGACGCTCGTCGTCTACGCCTTCGGCACCGCCGGCTACGCGCTCGTCGCCGACGTGGGCGTGGTCCCCGCGCTGCTTGCGGCGGCCGTCCCGTTCGTCCCTTCGGAGGCGCTGAAGATGGCCGCCACCGTCGCGGCGGTCCGGAGCGACGATATCGTCGCACGGTGA
- a CDS encoding phosphotransferase family protein: MTGEDLPDGRDTDDEVVAAVAGAFPTREVAAVAPVRTGNRKRTVVVRLAGEEPPQSVVVQTAPDAAVLRTEAALARSIGARTPLPVPAVVAGGSFPDRTSAYLVTEHAPGEDLHTRFVDLPAGTRETMAREFGGFLAALHGAFAFEGYGPVALDEAGGASGPARGQPPRSPDDAEPDLEVEGTAWAAVLDAADPGERLAVDVAGGAGDTREPAAADGPEYPGDPDGSVPPATADWPAWLARYASAGVDALPAAFDDLRPRIEGAIADARETLPASPPATLYPWDLRPGNALVADGTVTAVLDWGQPLSAAPGLAVAKAEHLVCDWYVDDGAPLRAAFRAGYRDRRPLPPVPAVYRLVAVVRSAVDGAGVVTRPRYPEVDGDDALAFHRERIEAALDG, from the coding sequence ATGACGGGGGAGGACCTCCCCGACGGCCGGGACACCGACGACGAGGTCGTCGCGGCCGTCGCGGGCGCGTTCCCGACACGCGAGGTCGCCGCCGTGGCGCCGGTCCGGACGGGCAACCGGAAGCGGACGGTCGTCGTCCGCCTCGCCGGGGAGGAACCCCCGCAGTCGGTCGTCGTCCAGACGGCTCCGGACGCGGCGGTCCTCCGCACGGAGGCGGCGCTCGCACGGTCGATCGGTGCGCGAACGCCGCTTCCGGTACCGGCCGTCGTCGCCGGCGGGTCGTTCCCCGACCGAACCAGTGCGTACCTCGTGACGGAACACGCGCCCGGCGAGGACCTCCACACGCGGTTCGTCGACCTCCCGGCGGGGACGCGCGAGACGATGGCGCGCGAGTTCGGCGGCTTCCTCGCGGCGCTCCACGGGGCGTTCGCGTTCGAGGGGTACGGGCCGGTCGCGCTCGACGAGGCGGGCGGCGCGTCGGGACCGGCGCGCGGACAGCCACCCCGAAGTCCCGACGACGCCGAACCCGACCTGGAGGTGGAAGGGACCGCCTGGGCCGCCGTCCTCGACGCCGCAGACCCCGGGGAGCGACTCGCGGTCGACGTCGCGGGCGGGGCGGGCGACACTCGGGAGCCGGCCGCAGCGGACGGGCCGGAGTACCCGGGCGATCCCGACGGATCGGTGCCGCCGGCGACGGCGGACTGGCCGGCGTGGCTCGCGCGGTACGCCAGTGCCGGGGTCGACGCGCTCCCGGCGGCGTTCGACGACCTCCGCCCCCGGATCGAGGGTGCGATAGCGGACGCCCGTGAGACGCTTCCAGCGTCGCCGCCCGCGACACTGTACCCGTGGGACCTCCGCCCGGGCAACGCGCTGGTCGCCGACGGGACGGTGACGGCGGTGCTGGACTGGGGGCAGCCGCTGTCGGCGGCGCCGGGCCTGGCCGTCGCGAAGGCCGAACACCTCGTCTGTGACTGGTACGTGGACGACGGCGCCCCGCTGCGTGCGGCGTTCCGCGCGGGCTACCGCGACCGCCGACCGCTCCCCCCCGTCCCGGCCGTCTACCGCCTCGTCGCCGTCGTCCGCTCGGCCGTCGACGGCGCGGGCGTCGTCACGCGCCCGCGCTACCCCGAAGTCGACGGCGACGACGCGCTCGCGTTCCACCGCGAGCGGATCGAGGCGGCGCTGGACGGGTAG
- a CDS encoding aldo/keto reductase, with amino-acid sequence MSDTPTAADAGTFDLDGETTVNRMGFGAMRLCGEDIVGAPDDEETAREVARAAVDHGVDFVDTADSYGPGTSERLLREAGVVDDAVVATKAGLLREAGGDWLPHGDPDYIRNQVLVSKDRLGVDTIDLYQFHRPDPDTPFADSVAAFAELKDEGHVDHVGLSNVSVEQLDEAREQVEIATVQNQYNVANREDEAVLQACEDAGIGFVPWFPLAAGDLGAVGDELDAVADAHDATPRQVALAWLLGHSDVTLPIPGTSSVDHLRENVAAAGLSLSDAEIDRLTAAGE; translated from the coding sequence ATGAGCGACACACCGACCGCGGCCGACGCGGGCACGTTCGACCTCGACGGCGAGACCACGGTGAACAGGATGGGCTTCGGCGCGATGCGCCTGTGCGGCGAGGACATCGTCGGCGCGCCCGACGACGAGGAGACCGCCCGCGAGGTGGCGCGCGCCGCCGTCGACCACGGCGTCGACTTCGTCGACACGGCCGACTCGTACGGGCCGGGCACCTCCGAGCGCCTCCTGCGGGAGGCCGGCGTCGTCGACGACGCGGTCGTGGCGACGAAGGCCGGACTCCTGCGCGAGGCGGGCGGGGACTGGCTCCCCCACGGTGACCCCGACTACATCCGCAATCAGGTACTCGTGAGCAAGGACCGTCTCGGGGTCGACACGATCGACCTGTACCAGTTCCACCGACCGGACCCGGACACGCCGTTCGCCGACAGCGTCGCGGCGTTCGCGGAGCTGAAAGACGAGGGCCACGTCGACCACGTCGGGCTGTCGAACGTCTCCGTCGAGCAGCTCGACGAGGCCCGCGAACAGGTGGAGATCGCGACCGTCCAGAACCAGTACAACGTCGCCAACCGCGAGGACGAAGCCGTCCTGCAGGCGTGTGAGGACGCCGGAATCGGGTTCGTCCCGTGGTTCCCGCTGGCGGCCGGCGATCTGGGCGCCGTCGGCGACGAACTCGACGCCGTCGCCGACGCCCACGACGCGACGCCCCGGCAGGTCGCGCTCGCGTGGCTGCTCGGCCACTCGGACGTGACGCTCCCGATCCCCGGCACCTCCAGCGTCGACCACCTCCGGGAGAACGTCGCCGCGGCGGGGCTGTCGCTGTCGGACGCGGAGATCGACCGGCTCACCGCGGCCGGCGAGTAG
- a CDS encoding energy-coupling factor ABC transporter ATP-binding protein, with the protein MIETRGLTHRYGDADATAVRDVSLAIPDGEFLVLAGANGSGKSTLVRHFNGLLTPDEGDVEVDGTPVGDDLVAARTRVGMVFQEPRDCFVAATVARDVAFGPENLGLARTEIDRRVADALAAVGLADRGDERIDRLSGGEQERVAIAGALAMEPGHLVLDEPFAGLDEPARESVVAHLRALHREGTGVVLVTHDLRDVLDPADRLVVLADGEVAVDAPPTEAVERLDGLAVRRPD; encoded by the coding sequence GTGATCGAGACCCGCGGTCTCACCCACCGCTACGGCGACGCCGACGCGACCGCCGTCCGCGACGTGTCGCTCGCGATCCCCGACGGCGAGTTCCTCGTGCTCGCGGGGGCCAACGGCTCCGGGAAGTCGACGCTCGTGCGCCACTTCAACGGACTGTTGACGCCCGACGAGGGCGACGTCGAGGTCGACGGGACGCCCGTCGGCGACGACCTCGTCGCCGCGCGCACCCGGGTCGGCATGGTGTTCCAGGAGCCGCGCGACTGCTTCGTCGCGGCGACGGTCGCCCGGGACGTGGCGTTCGGCCCGGAGAACCTCGGACTGGCGCGCACGGAGATCGACCGCCGCGTGGCGGACGCGCTCGCGGCGGTCGGGTTGGCCGACCGCGGCGACGAACGCATCGACCGCCTCTCCGGCGGCGAACAGGAACGGGTCGCGATCGCCGGCGCCCTCGCGATGGAGCCGGGCCACCTCGTGCTCGACGAGCCGTTCGCCGGACTCGACGAACCGGCCCGCGAGTCGGTGGTGGCCCACCTCCGGGCGCTCCACCGCGAGGGGACCGGCGTCGTCCTCGTCACCCACGACCTCCGCGACGTGCTCGACCCGGCGGACCGCCTCGTCGTGCTCGCGGACGGGGAGGTCGCCGTCGACGCGCCGCCGACCGAGGCGGTCGAGCGCCTCGACGGACTCGCCGTCCGTCGGCCGGACTGA